Part of the Nitrospirota bacterium genome is shown below.
CGCGCGCCTCTCCGGGGCCGTTTACGACACAGCCCATTACTGCTATTTTTAAAGGCTTTTTAATGGTTGTTAAGGCTGTCTCAACCTTTTCAACTATTCCCCTTATGTTTACTTCGCACCTGCCGCATGTGGGGCAGGAGATAATTTCAGGGCCTCGTTGCCTTAGGTGCAAAGCCTTCAGAATTTCATAAGCAACCTTTACCTCTTCAACCGGGTCTGCGGTAAGTGATACCCTGATTGTATCTCCGATGCCCTCGGAAAGCAATATACCCAGTCCGACGGCGCTTTTTATTGTGCCCGGAAACGCAGGGCCGGCCTCTGAGATGCCTATATGAAGGGGGTAGTCAAACTTTTTGGAAAACAGCCTGTAAGCCTCAACTGTCTTTAATACATCAGAGGCTTTTAAAGAGACCTTGATTGAGGTAAAGTTAAGGTCTTCAAGGATTTTTATGTGCCTCTTTGCGCTTTCAACAAGCGCCTCTGCCGTGGGATGCCTGTATTTTTTTAACAAGTCCTTTTCCAGCGAGCCGGCATTTACGCCTATCCTGATCGGGATTCCCCTGTCTTTTGCAGCCATGACAACTTCTTTTACCTTTGCCTTGTCGCCAATGTTGCCGGGATTTATCCTCAGCCCGTCTGCCTTGTTTGCCATTGCCTCAAGTGCAAGTTTATAGTCAAAATGAACGTCGGCAATAAGAGGAATCCTAATTTTTTTCCGTATGGCTTTTATTGCCCTTGCCGCATCATAATTTAATACGGCAACCCTTACTGCCTCGCAGCCCGCTGACTCAAGCCCCTTAATCTGCGCCGCGGTGGACACAATATCCCGCGTGTCTGTCTTGGTCATTGACTGAACGACAACAGGCGAGCTTCCTCCTATGTGAATGCCGCCGAGTGTTATACGTTTAGTTGGCTTTCTTTTTTTCATTATGGACCTTCGATTGCAAATTATTTTCTTTGTCTCCGCCCCTCTGGTAAAGCATAACCGCCTCCAGATGCTCTTCGTCTGTGACGGAAAAATGATGGGTCCCGTCGTTTTTGGAAACAAAATACAGGTATCTGACATCTGCAGGATAGAGCGCCGCCTTGATTGACTTTATCCCCGGTGATGCAATAGGTCCGGGCGGAAGCCCTTTGATGACATATGTATTATAAGGAGTGCGCCTTTTCAGATCGCGTTTTGTAATCTCCTCTCCCATCTTTTTCACTCCGTAAATTGAAGTCGGGTCAGCCTGAAGCCGCATGTTTTTCTTCAGGCGGTTGTGATAAACAGCAGAAATCATATCACGTTCCGTATCCACCCGAGCCTCTTTTTCAATGATTGAGGCAAGCGTCAGGACTTCATTCTCGCTCATGCCGATTTTTTCCGCCCTTTGCTTTAATGAATCACTAAAATTCTCACGCAATTTCTCCACAATTATCCTTAGGATATTTTTCGGGTCCATCCCCTTTGCAAGATTATAGGTCTCTGGATACAGATAACCCTCAAGGTTCGGCGCCTTAATCTCAAGGGAACTGATAAAGGATTTGTCCTTTACAAGCTTCCATGCCTCTTCATCTATCAGTTTTGCAGCTGTAAGCTTTGATTTAATGTCGTCCAGCGTAGAGCCCTCCGGTATGGTGATTGCATACTGTATAATCCGCCCCTTTCTCAGATAATTGAATATCTCCCACGGGCTCATGGATGCGTTAAGGTTATAATAGCCTGCCCTGAGCTTTTTATCGGTCATTGTTATCCTGCCCAAAATCAGAAAGACAAAGGTATCTTTTATAATGCCCTCGGTTTTTAATATATGAATGCCCTGCGTATAGGTGACGCCCTCAGGCACCCTGACTTCCTTCCACTCCCTGTCAAAAGACAGCGGCATAAAGAGATTTAAAAAGATGACAAGTCCGATAAATAATAAGACGCTGCGGATTGCAAAGTTTGTTTCTTTACGGCTAAAAAGACGTTGTCTCATTTGAAATTAGCATGCCAGAAAAAGAAGATAAAAGTAAAGAATCAGCGGGTTGTATTGACTCTGAATAGTTATCAGGTTAATCCGCCTAAGGCGGATTAACCTGATTTTTGAGCAATATCTGCATAATTCAGGCTAAGAATTTAAGGAGAGATACCCATTAAAAAATTTATTGATATTCCCTGTGGCAAGACCACGGGAAATACGCTCGCTATTCATTTAAGTGTCTTAATGAAATCATCAACAGAGATTGCCGGCAGAGTGATAAGATGGACGCTCCCCCTTGAGCCTAATTCCACCGACATCTTCATGACAGCCTCATTGCTTGGGGCGTCAAGGATGGTGATAAAATCATAAGCGCCGAGTAAGGCGTATTGCCCCAGCACCTTTATCCCCATTGCCTCTATCTCTTTGTTTACTTCCTTAATCCTGTTAGGGCGCTGCTTTATGGTCTTGCGCCCTTCATCCGTAAGATTGCTTAATGCAATATAAATAGCCATGTCAAACCCCCTTTTTGGTTGATTGATAATGCGCAGTTCTCTCTCCTTAAGGTCATATATACACCGATTTGGCAGGCTTGTCAAATCATATCTCAACCTCATCCCCTCTGAACGGGACATGGGTTTTGTATCCGAATCTCTCATTTATCAGTAACTGAAATTCCAGAGATGTCTTTTCTTCGCCGTGCACAATAAATATCTCAGGGCTGTTTTTAAATCTGGATATCCACTCAAGGATTTCGTCCCTGTCTGCATGGGCGGAAAAACCTCCGAGGGTGTGTATGCCTGCGTTGACCATGATATTTTCTCCGAGCACCTCAACAAATCTTGCTCCATCCACAATCTGCCTTCCGAGCGTCCCCTGCGCCTGAAATCCCACAAACACAATACTGCACTCTTTTCTCCAGAGATTATGCTTAAGGTGGTGTTTTATCCTCCCTCCCTCGCACATCCCTGAGCCTGCGATAATAACCGCCTCTTTCTTTATCTTATTGAGCGCAATGGAATCTTCCATGCTATGGGTGAAATGAATCCGGAGCGCATCCCTGCTTTCTATATTGAATAACTGCCTTGCCTCTTCATCAAAATATTCCTGATGCGCCGCATAGACCTTTGATACCCTCTCGGCAAGCGGGCTGTCAATATAGACATTAATCCTGAACAGCCTGCCTTCCTTTACCAGCCTATTTAGTATAAGGATTATGTCCTGCGTCCTTCCGAGCGCAAAGGAGGGGATTATGACATTGCCTCCTTTTATAAACGTACTTTTTACAATATCAACAAGTTCGTTTATTGAGTCAGTCATGCTCTTATGCTTCCTGTTTCCGTAAGTAGACTCAACTACCAGATAGTCTGCTTTCTCAACAGAAGACGGGTCCTTGACTATGGGGTTATCTTTCTTGCCTATATCCCCTGAAAAAACTATCTTTTTCTCTCCTGAGCCGTCCTCAT
Proteins encoded:
- the ispG gene encoding flavodoxin-dependent (E)-4-hydroxy-3-methylbut-2-enyl-diphosphate synthase; its protein translation is MKKRKPTKRITLGGIHIGGSSPVVVQSMTKTDTRDIVSTAAQIKGLESAGCEAVRVAVLNYDAARAIKAIRKKIRIPLIADVHFDYKLALEAMANKADGLRINPGNIGDKAKVKEVVMAAKDRGIPIRIGVNAGSLEKDLLKKYRHPTAEALVESAKRHIKILEDLNFTSIKVSLKASDVLKTVEAYRLFSKKFDYPLHIGISEAGPAFPGTIKSAVGLGILLSEGIGDTIRVSLTADPVEEVKVAYEILKALHLRQRGPEIISCPTCGRCEVNIRGIVEKVETALTTIKKPLKIAVMGCVVNGPGEAREADVGIAGGRGVGILFKHGRVVRKIKERELLNTLLKEIKKL
- the mltG gene encoding endolytic transglycosylase MltG — encoded protein: MRQRLFSRKETNFAIRSVLLFIGLVIFLNLFMPLSFDREWKEVRVPEGVTYTQGIHILKTEGIIKDTFVFLILGRITMTDKKLRAGYYNLNASMSPWEIFNYLRKGRIIQYAITIPEGSTLDDIKSKLTAAKLIDEEAWKLVKDKSFISSLEIKAPNLEGYLYPETYNLAKGMDPKNILRIIVEKLRENFSDSLKQRAEKIGMSENEVLTLASIIEKEARVDTERDMISAVYHNRLKKNMRLQADPTSIYGVKKMGEEITKRDLKRRTPYNTYVIKGLPPGPIASPGIKSIKAALYPADVRYLYFVSKNDGTHHFSVTDEEHLEAVMLYQRGGDKENNLQSKVHNEKKKAN
- a CDS encoding GYD domain-containing protein, which gives rise to MAIYIALSNLTDEGRKTIKQRPNRIKEVNKEIEAMGIKVLGQYALLGAYDFITILDAPSNEAVMKMSVELGSRGSVHLITLPAISVDDFIKTLK
- a CDS encoding MBL fold metallo-hydrolase, giving the protein MKLRFLGGARTVTGSCFLLTNDKTKVLIDCGMSQGSGADEINRRQFDFDPAEIDYLFLTHSHIDHVGLVPKLVKDGFRGSIITTSAASDITELMLHDAAHIQESDAEWHSRKALRSGRKLIEPLYTGRDVDRVRPLLKKKNYGSVETLSNGIRYRLINAGHILGSSTLELWYEDGSGEKKIVFSGDIGKKDNPIVKDPSSVEKADYLVVESTYGNRKHKSMTDSINELVDIVKSTFIKGGNVIIPSFALGRTQDIILILNRLVKEGRLFRINVYIDSPLAERVSKVYAAHQEYFDEEARQLFNIESRDALRIHFTHSMEDSIALNKIKKEAVIIAGSGMCEGGRIKHHLKHNLWRKECSIVFVGFQAQGTLGRQIVDGARFVEVLGENIMVNAGIHTLGGFSAHADRDEILEWISRFKNSPEIFIVHGEEKTSLEFQLLINERFGYKTHVPFRGDEVEI